The following coding sequences are from one Musa acuminata AAA Group cultivar baxijiao chromosome BXJ1-6, Cavendish_Baxijiao_AAA, whole genome shotgun sequence window:
- the LOC135677253 gene encoding probable LRR receptor-like serine/threonine-protein kinase At3g47570, translating to MELPRVLLTSQYARILLLLLLHSLLFLCHSATVDQPSGSETDRAALLAVRAAITEDPRGIMNSWNDTVHFCHWPGVACDDRDHRERVTTLALESKSLRGVISPSIGNLTYLGYLLLSNNSFYGEIPPEISRLAQLKDLNLSYNALNGTVPVSLGLCTNLLGIDFTGNLISGNIPAQLGSLLKLLVLNLGVNKLVGDITPFLGNLSSLQQLDLSSNELTGEIPSSLGNLFNLSHLDLSVNRLVGAIPSSLGSLSSIRLLNLTGNVLTGAIPPKMASLLTLRYLDLSYNRISGEIPPLLGRIVRLQYLVLNNNNLTGSLPNSLGNLASLIYLDLSSNSLSGTIPPSITNLSSLQVLALSSNKLGGRLPEEIGRLTRLVFFQVSENGFSGPVPLSLYSISSLQTLSMAYNQLSGTLPLDIGDTLPNLSFLGMASNRLEGQIPWSLANATLLQQIELSGNNLSGVIPANLGNLPYLTEFSVERNSLEALDAEDWEFISSLTNCSLLEDLMLTENDLRGALPASINNLSTQLKSLSLSGNQISGSFPPGIKNFVSLITLMLDDNLFTGNIPDFLGELADLESLGLNGNKFSGNIPSSLGNLTRLNELILFDNYLEGSIPVSLGKCQNLNALDLAGNHLSGSIPMEVFSIESLSNYLDLSSNYLNGTLPMEVGRLRNTPFLSVSNNRLSGEIPTSLGDCQVLRYLYLSNNFFQGSVPKSLSNLKGLEKLDLSSNDLSGSFPDFLAGLPFLKLLNLSFNDLDGEVPVDKIFSNSSEFSVVGNHKLCGGISSLHLPSCSTQTSKKNRSLILKVTLPIVVLILLFALFMTCRYARKHKKLGLPAKVLENVPTRLSYLELMKATDDFSSENLIGVGSFGSVYRGVLGDGKTLVAIKVLNLVQRGAFKAFVAECEALRSIRHRNLVKILTTCSSVDLRGNEFRAIVFDFMPNGSLESWLHPDTDRNLYSKRLGLLRRLDIAIDVAAAVSYLHDHCETPIIHCDLKPSNVLLDGNMTARVGDFGLARFLSNGTDRYLSSSVAMKGSIGYMAPEYGMGGQVSTHADVYSYGVLLLELFTGRRPTDDMFKDDLTLQKHVEGAFTKGAQVTGIADPSLFSNEEEGKDISVLRTGSQASERITRCLESVLMVGLCCAKESPRERVTIKDAVTRIETIKSLLLTAKM from the exons ATGGAGCTCCCACGAGTACTGCTCACTTCCCAGTACGCCCGCATCCTTCTCCTCCTTTTGCTACACTCCCTTCTTTTCCTGTGTCACTCTGCTACCGTGGACCAACCTTCGGGAAGCGAAACCGATCGGGCCGCCCTGCTCGCCGTCAGGGCAGCCATCACCGAAGACCCTCGCGGCATCATGAACTCGTGGAACGATACCGTCCACTTCTGCCATTGGCCGGGCGTCGCATGCGACGATCGCGACCACCGTGAGAGGGTCACCACCTTGGCCTTGGAATCCAAGAGCCTCCGGGGGGTCATCTCCCCTTCCATCGGCAACCTTACCTACCTTGGCTACCTGCTACTCTCAAACAATAGCTTTTATGGTGAGATACCCCCGGAGATCAGTCGTTTGGCCCAGCTCAAGGACCTCAATCTGAGCTACAACGCCTTGAACGGCACCGTTCCTGTTAGTCTTGGCCTCTGCACCAACCTCCTAGGCATCGACTTCACTGGTAATCTCATCTCTGGCAACATTCCCGCACAACTCGGTTCTCTTCTTAAGCTTCTTGTGTTGAACCTCGGGGTTAACAAGCTCGTCGGCGACATCACGCCTTTCCTGGGAAATCTTTCGTCCCTCCAACAACTTGATCTGTCGAGCAACGAGCTCACTGGAGAGATACCATCTTCCCTGGGGAATCTTTTCAATCTCTCCCATCTTGATCTCTCAGTCAACCGGCTCGTTGGTGCCATTCCTTCTTCACTTGGGAGCCTCTCTTCCATCCGCTTGCTCAATCTCACAGGCAATGTCCTCACCGGAGCCATTCCACCGAAGATGGCAAGCCTCTTGACCCTTCGGTATCTGGATCTATCATACAACAGAATTTCTGGAGAAATTCCTCCATTGTTGGGTAGAATCGTTCGTCTCCAGTACCTTGTTCTCAACAACAACAATCTCACAGGAAGCTTGCCGAATTCCTTGGGGAACCTAGCATCTCTAATTTACCTCGATCTCTCGTCAAATAGTCTCAGTGGGACGATCCCTCCCTCCATCACAAACCTGTCATCTCTTCAAGTTCTGGCTTTGTCATCCAACAAACTCGGAGGGAGACTGCCGGAGGAAATAGGCCGTCTCACGCGCCTTGTGTTCTTCCAGGTGTCTGAGAATGGATTCTCTGGGCCTGTTCCTTTATCACTCTACAGCATATCTTCTCTGCAAACGCTGAGCATGGCGTATAACCAGCTGTCAGGGACACTCCCACTAGATATCGGCGACACTCTACCCAATCTTAGCTTTCTCGGCATGGCCAGCAATCGGCTCGAGGGACAAATTCCATGGTCATTGGCTAATGCTACGTTGCTTCAACAAATTGAACTCAGCGGCAACAACTTGAGCGGTGTAATACCAGCCAACCTCGGCAACCTTCCATATCTCACGGAGTTTTCTGTAGAGCGCAACAGCCTCGAAGCCTTAGACGCCGAGGACTGGGAATTCATCTCTTCCTTGACAAACTGCAGTTTACTGGAGGATCTAATGCTGACTGAGAATGATCTTAGAGGTGCCCTTCCTGCCTCCATAAATAATCTTTCGACCCAGCTCAAGAGTCTGTCGCTCAGTGGAAACCAAATCTCTGGATCATTTCCTCCCGGAATCAAGAACTTCGTTAGCTTGATTACTCTGATGTTGGATGATAATCTATTCACCGGCAATATTCCTGACTTTCTGGGAGAACTTGCCGACCTGGAATCTTTGGGCTTGAATGGCAACAAGTTTTCAGGCAACATCCCATCCTCACTCGGCAACTTGACTCGACTGAACGAGCTTATATTGTTCGACAACTACTTGGAAGGCAGCATCCCGGTGAGTCTTGGGAAATGCCAGAATCTGAATGCTTTAGATCTCGCTGGCAATCACTTGAGTGGATCCATCCCAATGGAAGTTTTTAGCATCGAATCCTTGTCGAATTATCTTGACTTGTCCAGCAATTACTTGAATGGAACACTACCGATGGAGGTCGGCAGGTTGCGCAACACTCCCTTTTTATCTGTTTCCAACAACAGGCTTTCAGGAGAAATTCCAACAAGCTTAGGTGATTGTCAAGTGCTGCGGTACCTCTATTTGAGTAACAATTTCTTTCAAGGAAGCGTTCCTAAATCTCTGAGCAACCTGAAGGGACTCGAGAAGTTGGACCTTTCATCCAATGACTTGTCTGGTTCCTTCCCAGATTTTCTAGCAGGCTTGCCTTTCCTGAAACTTCTGAATCTATCTTTCAATGATCTGGATGGTGAAGTGCCAGTAGATAAAATTTTCAGCAATTCTAGCGAGTTTTCCGTCGTCGGAAACCACAAACTCTGTGGGGGTATCTCAAGTTTGCATTTGCCTTCCTGCTCAACTCAGACATCCAAGAAGAACAGGTCGCTTATTCTTAAAGTAACGTTGCCGATTGTAGTTCTAATCTTACTGTTTGCTCTGTTTATGACCTGCCGTTACGCGAGAAAGCACAAGAAACTTGGTTTACCTGCAAAAGTTTTAGAAAATGTTCCAACAAGATTGTCTTATCTCGAGTTGATGAAGGCAACCGATGACTTCTCCTCCGAGAATTTGATTGGCGTTGGAAGCTTCGGTTCGGTGTACAGAGGGGTTTTGGGTGATGGCAAAACTCTCGTTGCGATCAAGGTACTCAACCTGGTTCAGCGAGGCGCTTTCAAGGCTTTCGTCGCAGAGTGTGAAGCTTTAAGAAGCATTCGACACCGAAACCTGGTCAAGATCTTGACAACCTGCTCGAGTGTTGATCTTAGAGGTAATGAATTCAGAGCTATCGTGTTTGATTTCATGCCTAACGGGAGTTTGGAGAGTTGGTTGCATCCAGACACAGACCGGAATCTGTACTCGAAGCGATTAGGTCTGCTTCGGAGACTTGACATAGCAATCGATGTTGCTGCTGCGGTGAGCTATCTTCATGATCACTGCGAGACGCCAATCATCCACTGTGATCTGAAGCCAAGCAATGTTCTTCTTGATGGCAACATGACTGCTCGTGTGGGAGATTTTGGCCTAGCAAGATTCCTCTCCAATGGCACCGATCGATATCTATCTTCTTCTGTAGCTATGAAAGGTTCCATTGGCTATATGGCTCCTG AATACGGGATGGGCGGGCAGGTTTCGACTCATGCTGATGTCTACAGCTACGGAGTGCTGCTGCTGGAGCTGTTCACCGGGAGGAGGCCTACAGACGACATGTTTAAGGACGATCTCACCCTCCAAAAGCACGTCGAGGGAGCCTTTACGAAGGGAGCTCAAGTCACCGGCATTGCCGATCCATCGCTATTCTCAAACGAAGAAGAAGGTAAAGACATTTCAGTTCTCAGGACCGGAAGTCAAGCGAGTGAAAGGATAACAAGATGCTTAGAATCGGTGCTCATGGTTGGTCTGTGCTGTGCCAAGGAGTCGCCGAGAGAGCGCGTCACAATCAAGGATGCTGTTACCAGAATAGAAACGATCAAGAGTCTGCTGCTCACCGCTAAAATGTAG